A portion of the Falco naumanni isolate bFalNau1 chromosome 9, bFalNau1.pat, whole genome shotgun sequence genome contains these proteins:
- the GPR21 gene encoding probable G-protein coupled receptor 21 gives MNSSLVGNQSGRPFCLLAVSYLETINFCLLEVVIIVFLMVLIISGNIIVIFVFHCAPLLNHHTTSYFIQTMAYADLLVGVSCLVPSLSLLHYPIVLSESLVCQIFGYVVSVLKSVSMASLACISIDRYIAITKPLTYNTLVTPWRLRICILIIWLYSCLVFLPSFRWGKPGYHGDVFQWCANSWNTDPYFTLFIVVMLYAPAAFIVCFTYFNIFRICQQHTKEINERRVRFSSQDGEAGEAQPCPDKRYAMVLFRITSVFYILWLPYIIYFLLESSNVYSNRIASFLTTWLAISNSFCNCVIYSLSNSVFQKGLKRLSGAICASCARQRVAKDSSTSRSKRSSNGCHV, from the coding sequence ATGAACTCCTCTCTGGTTGGCAACCAGAGTGGCCGGCCGTTCTGCCTCCTGGCCGTCAGCTATCTGGAGACCATCAATTTCTGCCTCCTGGAAGTGGTCATTATTGTGTTCCTCATGGTGCTGATTATTTCTGGCAACATTATCGTGATCTTTGTCTTTCACTGTGCACCTCTGCTGAACCACCACACCACCAGCTACTTCATCCAGACTATGGCGTATGCTGACCTCCTGGTGGGCGTGAGCTGTCTGGTGCCTTCTTTGTCTCTGCTGCACTATCCTATTGTTTTAAGTGAGTCCTTGGTTTGCCAAATCTTTGGGTATGTGGTATCGGTGCTGAAGAGCGTCTCTATGGCCTCTTTGGCGTGCATCAGTATTGACAGGTACATTGCCATCACAAAGCCGCTGACCTACAACACGCTGGTTACCCCGTGGAGGCTCCGGATCTGCATACTGATCATCTGGCTCTACTCCTGCCTGGTCTTCTTACCCTCCTTCCGCTGGGGAAAGCCTGGATACCACGGGGATGTGTTTCAGTGGTGTGCCAATTCCTGGAACACCGATCCCTACTTTACCCTCTTCATTGTGGTGATGCTCTACGCCCCAGCTGCGTTCATCGTCTGCTTCACTTACTTCAACATCTTCCGcatctgccagcagcacaccaAGGAGATCAACGAGAGGCGAGTGCGCTTCAGCTCTCAGgatggggaggctggggaggcacagccctgcccagacAAGCGCTACGCCATGGTTCTTTTCCGCATCACCAGTGTCTTCTATATCCTCTGGTTGCCCTACATTATCTATTTCCTGCTGGAGAGCTCCAATGTCTATAGTAACCGCATTGCATCCTTCTTGACCACTTGGCTTGCCATTAGCAACAGTTTCTGCAACTGTGTCATTTACAGTCTCTCCAACAGTGTCTTTCAGAAGGGGCTTAAGCGTCTCTCGGGGGCTATCTGCGCCTCTTGCGCTAGGCAGAGGGTAGCTAAGGACTCCTCTACCTCTAGGAGCAAAAGATCTTCCAACGGATGTCATGTTTAA